From a single Capsicum annuum cultivar UCD-10X-F1 chromosome 12, UCD10Xv1.1, whole genome shotgun sequence genomic region:
- the LOC107851083 gene encoding OVARIAN TUMOR DOMAIN-containing deubiquitinating enzyme 5 isoform X2: MKKAAAKGSKAEQKAKKKQVDEEVSKLSAKLKERHAGELASLGYSGGSNNDNGKEKGSLDTLVKAIAGVSVSSQNDHSKPSKSVKRREKRAQQEAAREQRIQEEQSNIISDRVIENEKLERKLEPLGLTVNEIKPDGHCLYRAVENQLAILTGGSSPYTYLELRQMVAAYMRKHATDFLPFFLSENAEGGESDDSLVERFENYCREVESTAAWGGQLELGALTHVLNKHIMIFSGSFPDVEMGKEYKSGSGSGYSASSIMLSYHKHAFGLGEHYNSLIPSSA; the protein is encoded by the coding sequence ATGAAAAAGGCGGCCGCTAAAGGCAGCAAAGCTGAACAGAAAGCTAAGAAGAAACAAGTGGACGAAGAAGTATCTAAACTTTCTGCAAAGCTAAAAGAAAGGCATGCTGGGGAACTTGCTTCTTTAGGTTACAGTGGTGGTAGTAATAATGATAATGGGAAGGAAAAAGGGAGTCTTGATACATTGGTGAAGGCCATTGCTGGGGTTTCTGTCAGTAGTCAAAATGACCATTCAAAGCCCAGCAAGAGTGTGAAAAGACGTGAGAAAAGAGCTCAACAAGAGGCAGCCAGAGAGCAGAGAATACAAGAAGAACAGAGTAATATCATAAGTGATCGGGTTATTGAGAATGAAAAGCTAGAAAGAAAGCTTGAGCCCCTTGGATTGACTGTTAACGAAATAAAGCCTGATGGACACTGTCTCTATCGAGCTGTGGAGAATCAGTTAGCCATTCTCACCGGCGGTTCATCTCCTTATACATATCTTGAACTGCGACAGATGGTGGCAGCTTACATGAGGAAACATGCAACTGACTTTCTCCCTTTTTTCCTCTCTGAGAATGCAGAAGGGGGAGAATCAGATGATTCTCTGGTGGAAAGATTCGAGAATTACTGTAGAGAAGTGGAGTCAACTGCTGCATGGGGAGGACAACTTGAGCTTGGTGCTCTAACTCACGTCTTAAATAAACATATAATGATATTCTCAGGGTCATTTCCTGATGTAGAGATGGGAAAGGAATACAAATCCGGCAGTGGCTCTGGCTATTCAGCTTCCAGTATAATGCTATCTTACCACAAGCATGCTTTTGGGCTTGGAGAGCACTATAACTCACTTATTCCAAGTTCAGCCTGA